Proteins from a genomic interval of Bradyrhizobium sp. CCGB01:
- a CDS encoding general stress protein, with product MADEQRGGSGNFANDPQRASEAGKKGGEHRSGQGQQTQGGSKPSQQGGSSTDNPGNFANDREKASEAGRKGGQS from the coding sequence ATGGCAGACGAACAACGCGGTGGCTCCGGAAATTTCGCCAACGATCCGCAGCGCGCATCGGAAGCAGGTAAGAAGGGTGGCGAGCATAGAAGCGGGCAGGGTCAGCAGACGCAGGGCGGAAGTAAGCCCAGCCAGCAGGGCGGCAGCTCGACCGACAATCCGGGCAACTTCGCCAATGACCGCGAAAAGGCCAGTGAAGCCGGTCGCAAGGGCGGCCAATCCTGA
- a CDS encoding zinc-dependent alcohol dehydrogenase — MKALTWHGKSDVRCESVPDPKIQDGRDAIIKVTACAICGSDLHLFDGIMPTMEKGDVLGHETMGEVVEVGKDNKKLKVGDRVVVPFTIACGECFFCKNGFYSGCERSNPNAKEAEKMWGHSPAGLFGYSYMLGGFAGGQAEYLRVPYADVGPYKIPDGLSDEQVLFLSDIFPTGYMAAEVCNLKGGETVAVWGCGPVGQFAIKSAILLGAERVIAIDTVPERLTLAMQSGAITLDFMKEDVYERIQQLTQGRGADACIDAVGTEPETMASKDSVVDRIKVATFMGTDRPHVLRQAIQCCRNFGTVSIVGVYGGMLDNIPMGSAINRGLTFRMAQTPVQHYLPKLLQRIEKGEVDPSFVITHRATLEEGPELYKTFRAKQDGCIKVVMKPFG; from the coding sequence ATGAAAGCCCTCACCTGGCACGGCAAGAGCGACGTTCGCTGTGAATCCGTTCCCGATCCCAAGATCCAGGACGGACGTGACGCTATCATCAAGGTGACGGCGTGCGCGATCTGTGGCTCGGACCTGCATCTATTCGACGGCATCATGCCGACCATGGAGAAGGGCGATGTGCTCGGCCACGAGACCATGGGCGAGGTTGTCGAGGTCGGCAAGGACAACAAAAAGCTCAAGGTCGGCGACCGCGTCGTGGTGCCATTCACCATTGCGTGCGGCGAATGCTTCTTCTGCAAGAATGGCTTCTACTCAGGCTGCGAACGATCCAACCCCAATGCCAAAGAAGCCGAGAAAATGTGGGGGCATTCGCCGGCGGGTCTGTTCGGCTATTCATACATGCTGGGTGGATTTGCCGGTGGTCAGGCCGAATATTTGCGCGTGCCGTACGCCGATGTCGGACCTTATAAGATTCCCGACGGCCTGAGCGATGAACAAGTCCTGTTCCTCTCGGATATCTTCCCGACCGGCTACATGGCGGCAGAAGTCTGCAACCTCAAAGGCGGAGAGACGGTTGCCGTATGGGGATGCGGCCCGGTCGGGCAATTTGCGATCAAGAGCGCAATTTTGCTAGGAGCCGAACGGGTGATCGCCATCGACACGGTGCCCGAGCGACTCACGCTCGCCATGCAATCGGGCGCAATCACGCTGGATTTTATGAAAGAGGATGTCTATGAGCGCATCCAGCAGCTCACGCAAGGCCGCGGCGCGGACGCCTGCATCGATGCGGTCGGTACCGAGCCGGAGACCATGGCAAGCAAGGACTCGGTGGTCGACCGCATCAAGGTCGCAACCTTCATGGGTACCGACCGCCCGCATGTTTTGCGGCAGGCCATCCAGTGCTGCCGCAACTTTGGTACCGTCTCCATCGTCGGCGTCTATGGGGGCATGCTCGACAACATTCCGATGGGCAGCGCCATCAATCGCGGTCTTACCTTCCGCATGGCCCAGACGCCTGTTCAGCATTACTTACCCAAACTTTTGCAACGCATCGAAAAGGGCGAGGTCGATCCAAGCTTCGTCATCACCCATCGTGCGACTCTCGAGGAAGGTCCCGAACTCTACAAGACATTCCGAGCCAAGCAGGATGGCTGCATCAAGGTTGTGATGAAGCCTTTCGGGTGA
- a CDS encoding arginase family protein, with protein MTHPVTPATLLGLPAATTDTLSGADVVIFGVPDATLHVPGSTSHAARAPSALRESTEQIARDPLRWDFDQDGPLIPGGLRAIDLGDLPTNPATPQENRSLITSTTASILKADAVPMLIGGDDSVPIPFFAGFEQFGPLTILQIDAHLDWRDERAGLKHTFSRTMRRASEMPWVERIIQVGQRGIGGSRAEDLAAARAWGVKLFSAASVRGHGVQAVLDHIPPGSRCIVTLDCDGLDPAVIPAVLVPQPGGLGYFDVVELLHGVTQRARIVGLDLVELVPDADVRGLGVLAAARILCVALGCIARQRSTAKSEMNGAPMP; from the coding sequence ATGACACATCCGGTTACTCCCGCCACCCTTCTAGGCCTTCCCGCGGCGACCACCGACACGCTCTCAGGCGCAGATGTTGTGATCTTTGGCGTGCCGGATGCGACGCTGCATGTGCCCGGCAGCACCAGTCATGCCGCCCGTGCTCCTTCGGCGCTTCGTGAAAGCACTGAGCAAATTGCGCGGGATCCATTGCGTTGGGATTTCGATCAGGATGGCCCCTTGATACCGGGAGGACTGCGGGCGATTGATCTTGGCGACCTTCCGACCAATCCGGCGACACCGCAGGAGAACCGCTCGCTGATCACGTCCACAACTGCGAGCATTCTGAAGGCGGACGCCGTGCCCATGCTAATTGGCGGCGATGACTCGGTGCCCATTCCTTTCTTCGCGGGGTTCGAGCAGTTTGGCCCGCTCACCATTCTGCAGATCGATGCGCATCTCGACTGGCGGGACGAGCGCGCCGGTCTCAAGCATACGTTTTCGCGCACCATGCGCCGGGCTAGCGAAATGCCGTGGGTGGAGCGGATCATCCAGGTAGGACAGCGCGGCATCGGGGGTTCGCGCGCGGAGGACCTAGCCGCCGCACGGGCCTGGGGCGTGAAGCTGTTCAGTGCAGCTTCGGTACGGGGACATGGCGTGCAAGCCGTTCTCGATCATATCCCGCCGGGCAGCCGTTGCATCGTTACCCTCGATTGCGACGGTCTCGACCCGGCTGTCATTCCCGCGGTGCTGGTCCCACAGCCGGGTGGTCTCGGCTACTTTGATGTCGTCGAGCTTCTGCATGGCGTTACGCAGCGGGCGCGGATCGTTGGTCTTGATCTCGTGGAGCTGGTGCCGGACGCGGACGTGCGAGGTCTGGGCGTGCTTGCAGCCGCACGCATCCTCTGCGTTGCCCTCGGATGCATTGCACGGCAGCGGTCCACCGCAAAAAGTGAAATGAATGGCGCCCCGATGCCCTAG
- a CDS encoding cysteine hydrolase family protein — translation MSKDGELSYGPPGASAIHICVDMQRMFAERTKWKMPWLSRVLPNIVEITAAHPERTAFTRFIPARNPGEGSGMWRRYYERWSSMTINELGPDMIDLVPELARFVPPARTYDKHVYSPWTGSDLHALLRNASVDTIIVTGGETDVCVLATVLGAVDWGFRVILVTDALCSSADETHDSMMNIYMNRFGQQVECVTTETLLAAWPGNATRPLA, via the coding sequence ATGTCGAAAGACGGTGAGCTGAGCTACGGGCCTCCCGGCGCCAGTGCGATCCATATCTGCGTTGACATGCAGCGCATGTTCGCGGAACGGACGAAATGGAAGATGCCATGGCTCTCGCGCGTTTTGCCAAACATCGTCGAGATAACGGCGGCACATCCCGAACGCACTGCCTTCACCCGTTTCATCCCGGCGAGAAATCCCGGTGAGGGTTCCGGGATGTGGCGACGCTACTACGAGCGCTGGAGCTCGATGACCATCAATGAGCTGGGCCCGGACATGATCGATCTGGTGCCGGAGCTTGCCCGCTTCGTTCCGCCAGCCCGCACCTACGACAAACACGTCTATTCGCCCTGGACCGGGAGCGATCTACACGCCCTTCTGCGAAACGCGTCTGTCGACACCATTATCGTCACCGGCGGCGAGACGGACGTCTGCGTCCTGGCCACGGTACTGGGCGCGGTCGATTGGGGCTTCCGGGTCATTCTCGTGACCGATGCGCTCTGCAGTTCCGCCGACGAGACCCACGATTCCATGATGAACATCTACATGAACCGGTTCGGGCAGCAGGTCGAGTGCGTGACGACGGAAACTCTTCTCGCCGCCTGGCCCGGCAACGCCACAAGACCTCTGGCATGA
- a CDS encoding SDR family oxidoreductase: protein MAGQFAIVTGASTGIGFELARLCAAKGYDLLVAADEPGIETAAEALRKDVNSIAVVALQADLATVEGVDKLYELAQGRKVDVLMANAGRGLGHAFLDQDWTRIRQVIDTNVMGTTYLLHRVGQDMRRRNEGQILITGSIAGFTPGSFQAVYNASKSYLNSLSFALREELRGTKVTVTCLMPGATETEFFARADMLDTKVGSEEKDDAAMVARKGFEAMINGEGDVVTGLKNKIQSAVANVTPAETLAKQHRKQAEPGTAKS from the coding sequence ATGGCCGGACAGTTTGCGATTGTGACGGGTGCCTCGACGGGCATTGGTTTTGAGCTTGCACGGCTCTGCGCCGCAAAAGGGTACGACCTGCTCGTCGCCGCGGACGAGCCCGGGATCGAGACGGCGGCGGAAGCGCTGCGCAAAGACGTTAACAGTATCGCTGTGGTGGCGCTGCAAGCCGATCTCGCGACCGTTGAAGGCGTCGACAAGCTCTATGAGCTTGCTCAAGGCCGCAAGGTCGACGTATTGATGGCCAATGCCGGTCGCGGTCTGGGCCATGCCTTTTTGGACCAGGACTGGACGCGTATCCGTCAGGTAATCGACACCAACGTCATGGGTACGACGTATCTGCTCCATCGCGTGGGCCAGGACATGCGCCGGCGCAATGAGGGACAGATCCTTATCACCGGATCGATCGCCGGCTTCACCCCAGGCAGCTTTCAGGCCGTCTACAACGCTTCGAAGTCGTACCTGAACTCCCTCTCCTTTGCACTACGCGAGGAACTGCGCGGCACGAAGGTGACCGTCACTTGCCTGATGCCAGGCGCAACTGAAACCGAGTTCTTCGCCCGCGCGGACATGCTCGACACCAAGGTCGGGTCCGAGGAAAAGGACGATGCAGCGATGGTTGCCCGCAAGGGTTTCGAGGCGATGATAAATGGCGAGGGCGACGTCGTGACCGGCCTCAAGAATAAGATCCAGTCGGCCGTCGCCAACGTGACGCCGGCTGAAACGCTCGCTAAGCAGCATCGCAAACAGGCGGAGCCCGGCACCGCGAAGTCCTAG
- a CDS encoding ATP-dependent DNA ligase has protein sequence MQLMEAEFAAQLPRGAQWQYEPKWDGFRCLLVRDGSRTSMQSKSGRDLVRYFTEIASAATTLSPKALTLDGELIVERDGGYSFDALLQRIHPAASRIKRLAAETPAIFIVFDLLRSGKRDLFELPLMKRRATFERLARQAFVVGGVFRLSPASRNVADAEAWLSSVNEDHNGVVAKRLDLPYRGGTRDGMQKIKLLRSADCFVGGFRYAEKKQGNRKVIGSLLLGLYDKDGLLHHVGFTSGIRASDRLALIDRLEKIVISQSFTGNTPGGPSRWSTKRSAEWTAVRPTYVVEVTFDHVPGGRFRHGTKLVRWRPDKKPLQCRMDQLRQKAAKRSLKAAG, from the coding sequence ATGCAACTCATGGAAGCCGAATTCGCCGCCCAATTGCCCCGCGGAGCGCAATGGCAATATGAGCCGAAGTGGGACGGCTTCCGCTGTCTTTTGGTCCGCGATGGCAGCCGGACCAGCATGCAATCGAAGAGCGGCCGCGACCTTGTTCGCTATTTCACAGAAATTGCTTCAGCAGCGACCACATTGTCGCCGAAAGCGCTTACTCTGGACGGTGAACTGATCGTTGAACGGGACGGCGGCTATTCGTTCGACGCCTTGCTTCAGCGCATCCATCCGGCGGCGAGCCGGATCAAGCGCCTCGCCGCGGAGACGCCAGCGATCTTTATCGTTTTTGACTTGCTGCGGTCTGGCAAGAGAGACCTTTTCGAGCTGCCGCTTATGAAGCGCCGTGCCACCTTTGAAAGACTGGCGCGGCAAGCCTTCGTGGTCGGCGGCGTCTTTCGGCTATCGCCGGCAAGCCGCAACGTCGCAGACGCCGAGGCTTGGCTCAGTTCCGTGAATGAGGATCATAACGGCGTCGTCGCAAAGCGCCTCGATCTGCCCTATCGAGGCGGTACCCGAGACGGCATGCAGAAGATCAAGCTTCTTCGGTCTGCCGATTGCTTCGTCGGCGGATTTCGTTACGCCGAGAAGAAGCAGGGCAATCGCAAGGTGATCGGCTCGTTGTTGCTTGGTCTCTACGACAAGGACGGACTGCTGCATCATGTCGGATTTACGTCCGGCATCCGAGCGTCCGATCGACTGGCTCTCATCGACCGGCTGGAGAAAATCGTTATCTCGCAGAGCTTCACCGGCAATACACCCGGGGGTCCAAGCCGGTGGTCAACGAAGCGATCTGCTGAATGGACGGCCGTACGTCCGACCTATGTCGTCGAAGTGACATTCGACCACGTCCCGGGTGGTCGGTTTCGGCATGGCACGAAGCTCGTGCGCTGGCGCCCCGACAAGAAGCCATTGCAGTGCCGCATGGATCAGCTTCGGCAGAAGGCGGCCAAGCGTTCTTTGAAAGCTGCTGGGTAG
- a CDS encoding MOSC domain-containing protein, with translation MPQAHDLSLEGTVVAVAADRGHHFSKPALDHIVLMEGHGVEGDAHAGAFVQHRYLARRRPRLPNLRQIHRIPSELFANLLEAGFEVGAGDLGENITTAGLDLERIPIGTLIEFGPKAIVELTGLRTPCVLIDRFRAGLKRRVLSSAETAPPFKCGVLGVVRTGGTVAPGDRARVRLPSSYFRTLPAL, from the coding sequence ATGCCGCAGGCGCACGATCTCTCGCTCGAAGGAACGGTGGTGGCGGTCGCCGCCGATCGCGGACATCACTTCAGCAAACCAGCCTTGGACCACATAGTCCTGATGGAAGGCCATGGCGTCGAAGGCGATGCCCACGCCGGCGCATTCGTCCAGCACCGCTATCTCGCCCGTCGCCGGCCCCGCCTACCCAACCTCCGCCAGATTCACCGGATCCCATCCGAGCTCTTCGCAAACCTCCTCGAAGCTGGCTTCGAGGTCGGCGCGGGTGATCTCGGCGAGAACATTACCACTGCCGGGCTTGACCTAGAAAGGATCCCGATCGGAACCCTCATTGAGTTCGGACCCAAGGCGATCGTTGAACTGACCGGCCTCCGGACGCCCTGCGTCCTCATCGATCGCTTCCGGGCGGGCTTGAAACGGCGCGTGCTCTCGTCGGCAGAAACGGCCCCTCCCTTCAAATGTGGGGTACTTGGCGTGGTGCGAACCGGCGGCACGGTCGCGCCTGGCGATCGGGCGCGAGTTCGGCTCCCCTCCTCTTACTTCCGCACCTTGCCGGCTCTGTAA
- a CDS encoding ferritin-like domain-containing protein gives MGFFTKGIKTLNDLFVHTLKDIYYAEQQIEKNLPDMIEKATDPGLKNGFQTHLSETKGQITRLEKVFQMHDVEIQGVDCPAIDGILEEASDVAGDVEDKQVLDAALIAAAQAVEHYEITRYGTLIAWAKMLGRDDCASVLQQNLDEEKATDEKLNTMALRSVNRKAA, from the coding sequence ATGGGCTTTTTCACCAAGGGCATCAAAACGCTGAACGACCTGTTCGTGCACACGCTCAAGGACATTTACTATGCCGAGCAGCAGATCGAAAAAAATCTGCCTGACATGATCGAGAAGGCGACCGACCCCGGCCTCAAGAACGGCTTCCAGACCCACCTCTCCGAGACCAAGGGCCAGATAACGCGGCTCGAAAAGGTCTTCCAGATGCACGACGTGGAGATCCAAGGAGTCGATTGCCCGGCGATCGACGGCATTCTGGAGGAAGCGAGCGATGTCGCCGGTGACGTCGAAGACAAGCAGGTCCTCGACGCGGCGCTCATCGCCGCCGCCCAGGCCGTGGAGCACTACGAGATTACGCGCTACGGCACGCTGATCGCATGGGCGAAGATGCTCGGCCGCGACGACTGCGCCTCGGTCCTGCAGCAGAACCTCGATGAGGAAAAGGCGACCGACGAGAAGCTCAACACAATGGCGCTGCGGAGCGTCAACCGGAAAGCCGCGTAA
- a CDS encoding PHP domain-containing protein translates to MPSLDTRAVASLLREYAQRTALRGGNPYRAKAYSRAADSLVALAIPLHVLVAEDRLTEIPGVGDAIADIIGKLHKTGTHPSLEKLRKEIPAGVLEMLAVPGLRPDKVLRLYKDLAITSLSELEAAAKDDRIKKAKGFGAALQTKILQNLVIAKSGEGRLHLHRAAALLAHAKDSIRKTQPEQKRVTIAGDFRRGCELVGDFTIVAEAPKAGKISKLSPPDALQIRLSDHGHFGATLLFATGSPAHIEQLQALAAEKEMRLEAEGLHKGRTLIAGEEADIYRALGLPFIDPELREGRDEVELALKGKLPKLVTDQDLRGILHCHTDASDGTETLEIMAKATRQRGFEYFGVADHSKSAHYAGGLSVEEIARQHREADRLNRRFGKDFRILKGIESDILADGSLDYPDDVLERFDFVVASIHGRFKLDRKTQTERLLRAISDPHTTIIGHMTGRQLQRRPGYEIDVEKVLRACAKHDVVVEINAHPWRLDLDWRWHQAALDAGCMMSINPDAHSIPELDHMHWGVEMARKGGVPADRVLNAMRLPEITRHLRQKRRSLTRAA, encoded by the coding sequence GTGCCGTCCCTCGATACCCGCGCCGTGGCAAGTCTTCTGCGTGAATACGCGCAGCGCACCGCCTTGCGTGGCGGCAATCCGTATCGGGCAAAAGCCTATTCACGTGCCGCGGACAGCCTGGTGGCCCTTGCGATCCCTCTTCATGTGCTCGTTGCCGAAGACCGGCTCACCGAGATTCCCGGCGTCGGCGACGCGATCGCCGACATCATTGGCAAGCTTCACAAGACAGGCACGCATCCCAGCCTTGAAAAGCTGCGAAAGGAGATTCCTGCTGGCGTGCTCGAGATGCTTGCCGTGCCCGGTCTCCGCCCGGACAAAGTGCTGCGTCTTTATAAAGACCTGGCCATCACCTCGCTCTCCGAGCTGGAGGCCGCCGCCAAGGACGATCGCATCAAGAAGGCCAAAGGGTTCGGCGCGGCGCTTCAGACCAAGATCCTGCAGAACCTGGTCATCGCGAAAAGCGGAGAAGGTCGCCTCCATCTGCACCGCGCCGCCGCCTTGCTCGCACACGCCAAGGATTCGATCCGCAAGACCCAGCCAGAGCAGAAGCGCGTCACGATTGCAGGCGACTTCCGCCGAGGCTGCGAACTTGTCGGCGACTTCACGATCGTTGCGGAGGCTCCCAAGGCCGGCAAGATTTCGAAGCTGTCGCCCCCGGACGCACTGCAGATCCGCCTGTCCGACCACGGGCACTTCGGCGCCACCCTTCTTTTCGCGACCGGCTCCCCCGCCCACATCGAGCAGCTCCAGGCGTTGGCCGCCGAGAAAGAGATGCGGTTGGAAGCCGAGGGCTTGCACAAGGGGCGCACCCTGATCGCCGGCGAGGAGGCCGACATCTATCGCGCCCTCGGTCTGCCCTTCATCGATCCCGAACTCCGGGAGGGGCGGGACGAGGTCGAGTTGGCTCTGAAGGGCAAGTTGCCGAAGCTGGTCACCGACCAGGACCTTCGCGGAATCCTACACTGCCACACTGATGCCTCGGACGGGACCGAGACCTTGGAGATCATGGCCAAGGCCACGCGGCAACGCGGGTTTGAATATTTCGGCGTGGCCGATCATTCCAAATCCGCCCACTACGCTGGCGGTCTATCCGTCGAGGAAATCGCTCGGCAGCACAGGGAAGCCGACCGGCTGAACAGGCGGTTCGGCAAGGATTTCCGGATACTGAAAGGCATCGAATCCGACATCCTGGCCGACGGGTCATTGGATTATCCGGACGACGTGCTGGAGCGCTTCGACTTCGTGGTCGCCAGCATCCACGGCCGCTTCAAACTGGACCGCAAGACGCAGACGGAGCGTCTTCTTCGGGCAATCTCCGATCCTCACACCACCATCATCGGCCACATGACCGGCCGGCAGCTCCAGCGGCGGCCGGGCTACGAAATCGACGTCGAGAAAGTGCTGCGGGCCTGCGCCAAACACGACGTGGTCGTGGAGATCAACGCCCACCCATGGCGGCTCGACCTGGATTGGCGGTGGCACCAGGCGGCCCTCGACGCCGGCTGTATGATGAGCATCAATCCGGACGCGCACTCGATCCCGGAGCTCGACCACATGCACTGGGGCGTCGAGATGGCCCGCAAGGGCGGCGTCCCTGCCGACCGGGTTCTGAACGCGATGAGGCTTCCTGAGATCACGCGCCACCTCCGTCAGAAGCGGCGCTCGCTCACCCGCGCCGCCTGA
- a CDS encoding low affinity iron permease family protein gives MRANLPVGNASSTSPSKGGWFARLAVATSRVSGRPATFLLAVAVVVVWAVTGPLFGFSDTWQLVINTGTTIVTFLMVFLIQATQNRDTLALQVKLDELILATKHARNQIAGIEEAPDEDIESAKVEVLKRAG, from the coding sequence ATGCGCGCCAACCTGCCAGTCGGGAATGCTTCGTCGACTTCGCCATCCAAGGGCGGCTGGTTCGCCCGCCTGGCCGTGGCGACCTCGCGCGTTTCGGGTCGGCCGGCGACTTTTCTGCTCGCCGTCGCCGTCGTGGTCGTTTGGGCCGTGACAGGTCCCCTCTTCGGCTTCAGCGACACTTGGCAGCTGGTAATCAACACCGGCACGACCATCGTGACCTTCCTAATGGTATTCCTCATCCAGGCAACGCAGAACCGCGACACGCTGGCGCTGCAGGTCAAGCTGGACGAGCTCATCCTCGCCACCAAGCATGCGCGGAACCAGATCGCTGGCATCGAGGAGGCTCCGGACGAGGACATCGAGAGCGCCAAGGTCGAAGTCCTCAAGCGAGCTGGCTAA
- a CDS encoding YihY/virulence factor BrkB family protein codes for MDDNKMERRSRTGLDGLSIATALGLMATAFLIERLVPTNQKDDRQKPSKDLPSQSDARQDASLAGLAVEGEDRGRRAASPAEIPTKGWKDILWRVYANIGDHRILALAAGMTYYSILAIFPALAALVAIYGIFTDPGSIAKHLDDIASFVPGGAIDVAREQLTRVSSKGDRTLGLTFAVGLVISLWSANAAMKALFDTLNIVYGENEKRGFFKLNAISLSFTVAGIVFVLSALAAVVVVPVALNYLYLSNFADLLIRIARWPAMFVALAVAIACVYRFGPSREAPRWHWITWGSSAATLLWLAASGLFSWYAANFGTFNQTYGSLGAVIGFMTWLWISAIVILLGAELNAEMEHQTARDTTTGAPKPLGTRGARMADTIGAKEAA; via the coding sequence ATGGACGACAATAAGATGGAACGCCGCTCGCGAACCGGCCTCGATGGCTTGAGCATCGCTACGGCGCTCGGCCTGATGGCGACCGCTTTTCTGATCGAGCGCTTGGTACCGACCAACCAAAAGGATGATCGACAGAAGCCGTCCAAGGATCTTCCTTCGCAATCCGATGCGAGGCAAGATGCCTCACTGGCCGGCCTCGCCGTAGAAGGGGAGGACCGCGGACGTCGGGCCGCCTCGCCCGCCGAGATCCCCACGAAGGGATGGAAGGACATTCTGTGGCGGGTCTATGCCAACATCGGCGACCACCGCATTTTGGCTCTTGCAGCAGGCATGACCTACTATAGCATCCTGGCGATTTTCCCGGCGCTGGCCGCCCTCGTCGCCATCTACGGGATCTTTACCGATCCCGGCAGCATCGCGAAGCATCTGGACGACATCGCAAGCTTCGTGCCGGGTGGCGCCATTGACGTGGCGCGCGAGCAGCTCACCCGCGTGAGCTCGAAAGGGGACCGCACTCTCGGACTGACATTCGCCGTAGGACTTGTCATCTCTCTCTGGAGCGCCAACGCTGCGATGAAGGCGCTTTTCGACACACTGAACATCGTCTACGGCGAGAACGAGAAGCGCGGCTTCTTCAAGCTGAACGCCATTTCTCTTTCCTTCACGGTGGCCGGGATCGTTTTCGTGCTGTCGGCCCTTGCCGCCGTCGTCGTAGTACCAGTCGCGCTCAATTATCTCTACCTGTCGAACTTCGCCGACCTTCTGATCCGGATCGCCCGTTGGCCTGCAATGTTCGTCGCGCTCGCCGTGGCCATCGCCTGCGTCTATCGCTTCGGACCCAGCCGCGAAGCGCCGCGCTGGCACTGGATCACTTGGGGTAGCTCGGCAGCCACGTTGCTCTGGCTCGCGGCGTCCGGCCTGTTCTCCTGGTATGCGGCCAATTTCGGCACGTTCAACCAGACCTATGGATCGCTGGGTGCCGTGATCGGCTTCATGACTTGGCTTTGGATTTCCGCGATCGTTATCCTGCTCGGCGCGGAGCTCAACGCTGAGATGGAGCACCAGACGGCGCGGGACACCACGACGGGTGCGCCGAAGCCCCTTGGCACCAGAGGAGCCCGGATGGCCGATACCATCGGTGCGAAGGAAGCTGCCTAA
- a CDS encoding DUF305 domain-containing protein, with amino-acid sequence MEERAAEQLKSHWLAAAQLGFVSSTFSTLISQLAAVQLGRDATVDWMTVAAIPGRDAMLSSVPSAQAIALGIAFHQWADVSWALVFFGVFGRWTSPLAPGTIGWLAIPWAALTSATEWFGLVPLFPFFQPIFALQQPYWIGFLVHLSSALIYPLFAWLRWPFGRAPVTSAVRFAKRWAAGALLVLATLALVAVADRLGWSLPISSRDLANDQRYMRHMLTHHEQGIELAQLGQRRARESHLRALAALMVASQAGENRIFEHWWRGWFSEPMAVCSGEERAAMPGYLTPAQMADVRKAADEDFDTIFIRLMSLHHAGAVHMADNQWHSSGDPRLRLMAHAIRHEQQGEIALMNDVKGLEAVRQATRNLLANNL; translated from the coding sequence ATGGAAGAGCGCGCCGCGGAACAGCTGAAGTCGCACTGGCTGGCGGCCGCTCAGCTTGGGTTTGTCAGCAGCACATTCTCGACCCTCATCAGTCAGCTTGCGGCGGTACAGTTGGGGCGGGACGCGACGGTCGACTGGATGACGGTCGCTGCTATTCCCGGACGCGACGCAATGCTCAGTTCTGTACCCTCAGCACAAGCCATCGCACTCGGCATCGCCTTTCATCAATGGGCAGACGTCTCCTGGGCGCTGGTATTTTTTGGCGTTTTTGGACGCTGGACGAGCCCTCTCGCTCCAGGCACTATTGGTTGGTTGGCCATTCCATGGGCTGCCTTGACCTCGGCAACGGAGTGGTTCGGGCTGGTGCCACTGTTCCCGTTCTTTCAGCCGATCTTCGCTTTGCAACAGCCCTACTGGATCGGCTTTCTCGTCCATCTCTCGTCGGCTTTGATCTATCCCCTGTTCGCCTGGTTGCGTTGGCCCTTCGGTCGCGCGCCGGTCACATCCGCAGTGCGCTTTGCCAAGCGCTGGGCAGCGGGGGCGCTCCTGGTGCTTGCAACGTTAGCCCTCGTTGCCGTGGCTGATCGCTTGGGTTGGTCGCTACCGATCTCCAGCCGCGATTTGGCCAACGATCAGCGCTACATGCGCCATATGCTGACGCATCACGAACAAGGTATTGAACTCGCCCAGCTTGGCCAGCGGCGTGCGAGGGAGTCACACCTGCGCGCACTCGCGGCCCTGATGGTTGCCAGCCAGGCGGGCGAGAATCGCATCTTCGAGCATTGGTGGCGCGGTTGGTTCAGCGAGCCAATGGCGGTCTGCTCTGGCGAGGAGCGGGCGGCTATGCCCGGCTATCTGACGCCGGCACAGATGGCGGATGTGCGGAAGGCGGCGGATGAGGACTTCGATACCATCTTTATTCGGCTGATGAGCCTGCATCATGCGGGCGCCGTCCATATGGCGGATAACCAATGGCATTCTTCTGGCGATCCCCGCTTGCGGCTAATGGCGCATGCCATACGGCATGAGCAACAAGGCGAGATTGCTCTGATGAACGACGTTAAGGGCCTCGAAGCCGTGCGACAGGCGACGCGCAACTTGCTGGCCAACAATCTCTGA
- a CDS encoding SemiSWEET family sugar transporter has translation MSSLAPYIGGVAAFLASLSYVPQVRKAWPRGSTADLSLSMLAALTLGLSLWIVYGVMQGDWVIVGSNLVGATLAGIVLGCKVRDLSPTQERQPRPSIEAVARGGSHVERR, from the coding sequence GTGTCTAGCCTCGCCCCTTACATCGGCGGTGTCGCCGCCTTCCTGGCCTCGCTGTCTTACGTGCCCCAGGTCCGGAAGGCCTGGCCTCGCGGATCCACGGCGGACCTGTCGCTGAGCATGCTGGCCGCGCTGACGCTTGGTCTTTCGCTCTGGATCGTCTACGGCGTCATGCAGGGAGATTGGGTCATCGTAGGCTCGAACCTCGTCGGCGCCACGCTCGCCGGCATCGTTCTCGGTTGCAAGGTCCGCGACCTCTCGCCGACGCAGGAACGACAGCCGCGCCCCTCGATTGAGGCAGTCGCTCGAGGAGGGAGCCATGTCGAAAGACGGTGA